The window atataaacgcaccacttttgtttttgctcccatttttcatgagctgaactcaaagatctaaaacattttctatccacactaaagaccatttcctcacaaatgttgttcacaaatctgtctaaatctgtgttagtgagcacttctcctttgccgagataatccatcccacctcacaggtgtggtatatcaagatgctgattagacagcatgaatattgcacaggtgtgccttaggctggctacaataaaaggtcactctgaaatgtgcagttttgctttattgggggggtcagaaaaccagtcagtatctggtgaccgccatttgcctcacgcagtgcaacgaTCTCcttagagttgatcaggttgttgattgtggcctgtggaatgttggtccactcctcttcaatggctgtgcgaagttgctggatattggcaggaactggaacatgctgtcgtatacgccgatccagaacatcccaaacatgctcaatgggtgacatgtccagtgagtatgctggccatgcaagaactgggatgttttcagcttccaggtattgtgtacagatccttgcaacatggggccgtgcattatcatgctgcaacatgaggtgatggtcgtggatgaatggcacaacaatgggcctcaggatctcgacgatatctctgtgcattcaaaatgccatcaataaaatgcacctgtgtttgttgtccataacatactgcccataccataaccccaccgccaccatgggccacttgatccacagcgttgacatcagcaaaccgcccccccacacgacgcctcacatgctgtctgccatctgccctgaacagtgaaaactgggattcatccatgaagagaacacctctccaacgtacGCCAtcaaatgtgagcatttgcccactcaagttggttacgacaacgaactgcagtcaggtcgagaccccgatgaggatgacgagcatgcagatgagcttccctgagacggtttctgacagtttgtgcagaaattctttggttatgcaaaccgattgttgcagcagctgtccgggtggctggtctcagacgatcttggaggtgaacatgctggatgtggaggtcctgggctggtgtggttacacgtggtctgtggttgtgaggccggttggatgtactgccaaactgtctgaaacgcctttggagatggcttatggtagagaaatgaacattcaattcacaggcaacagctctggtggacattcctgcaatgagcacgctccctcaaaacttgcgacatctgtggcattgtgcggtgtgataaaactgcacatttcagagtggccttttattgtggccagcctaaggcacacctgtgcaatattcatgctgtctaatcagcatcttgatatgccacacctgtgaggtgggatggattattgcggcaaaggagaagtgctcactaacacagatttagacagatttgtgaacaatatttgtgaggaaatggtcttttgtgtgtatagaaaatgtttaagatctttgagttcagctcatgaaaaatgagagcaaaaacaaaagtggtgcgtttatatttttgttcagtgtataaaaAGTGTGTCTTCCTCTTATGTAGGAtacatatctgtgcccagggacccACTGTCTGATAATAAGACACAAAAAGTTAGTTACAATGTGTGCAGTGCAAAGAAAGACTTTATTGAAACAATTCATGTAAAACTCAACTCTTAAATGGTACACCACCTAATTGCTTCATTTTTTCCTTATAGCAACTTTTTACAACATATTCAAAACTCTTTCATAGAAAAAATACCTTTACAAACTTAATCTACAATTACATAGCAAAGATATCAGTGGAAATGTTAAGGCACTTGATCACCAGTAAAGGCCACCAATAGAAATATTTCACTCATTTGGTTCTTTAGTTAGCAGGACATagcaacacacaaaacacaaaaggatCTTTTGATATGGCAGTAATGATGGAAATGAAGATGGAGATAAGACAAGCCAAAATCATACTTTGACCTCTAGCTCTAaagaacagacagacacaatgaGATTTGGTCCCACAAGTTCAAGAAGTGATCCTTGAATTATGTATGAAATATTATAAGGGATCTGAGTTGCATAAATTATAGACATTTAACTGCTGACATGGACAGACAAAAGTGAAACCCAATAACCAGTATTTTGGCATTGGGATACAACAGGAAACACTTAACTGACACATAGTTTAACCAGAAGATGGCAGTATAGAATATTAAAAAGGCCATACTGTAGTCATAGTGAACACTAACATGGAAAAACACCACAGTGAAAAGTCTGTTTCTAGAAACTGAAACATTACACCCTTCTTTTGACAGTATTTCCTTTGACTTTGGTTTATTTGACACTTTTGAACAGACTGATAATGTGAGTGGTGGGCATGAGATGTCCCCCATGGATATACTTATCAATGAGGCAAAGCAGAGCTACAACTGTCCTATGAAAGAAGATTATAAACCTGTTTATCCACACTGTCTGTACAACCATGAAAACTTGGCAACAAAGTGGTGTCACACATGGATGAGTCGAGAAACGACACCCAAAATCCAAGAGGTTAAACATTTCTGAAACTTGTTTGAGTACTTACTGTTACTGAGGACCTATGGTTGAGACTTTAAGAGTTTAATgcaaaaagatacaaaaatagTCCTCAATAATTTCGCTTTgcaaccaaaataaataaagccagCATTGAAGAAGCATTTCCTTTGTCAGCCAACTTACATTGTTATTAACAAGCTGGCTACAAACTGTTTTTCACAGAACTTTGTAAGACAGATAATTCCACCATCCAAATTTTCCTTCACCAGGATGGAGGATTATGTTTGTCCAATATGAATCCTTTGATCAGAGTGGGACTCTGTTGTTCCTCTGCTGGTGTTAAATTGACCAGAAATGCCCTGTCCAGCTTTGTGCATACAGTAGCTTGTTTGGGAGGTTATTGTTgttggcgtctgtcatctgctCTAATAATTTctccaaaaaaggcacaaaagtgaCAGCTTCCTGGCAAAGTCGCATTATAGCTGACAACGATATGTCATTTTCCCAGAAAAGGCTTAAAGTTAGTGGGTCCTCTTAGAACGACGTGCTGCATCTCTCCGTCCTCAAAGGTTTTGGTCTCATTTGGAACCTGAAATAATTTCTGTGTCAGCTCAAACATCTGGATCTCACCACTCCCCCACCTGAGACAGTTTCACTTAGCAACACGTAAACTGAGGTCCACTGTGTTCACTCTGAATAGCATGGGTGGGGAAGCATTAgcttaatgtatttatttcttaaccATCCAGAACAAAATGCTAGGTCTCCTCGTCCCATAGGCACAGCTGTTTTTGAGGAACATAGTAAGTAAAATGGTAGCCCTTGCTGCAGCTCTTTATGCCACACTTGTAGGTCGAGCCTTTGCCCGTGGTGTCCCGGCTGCGGCAGTACTTCAGCAGACATGGGTACCACTCCAGACGCAGGCTGTATGTGCAGAGACAGGGCTGCCACAAGTCTTTAGTAGAGTGACAGGCCTGAAAGCTGGGTGCCTCTGTTGTTTGGGGCAGGACCTCGAATATGGAGCCATCCACTCCTAtaacacagacagcagaggggCATTATTACCAGAGCTTGtggttttaaaaacaaaagcaagcTATTACAGAGTTGTGTGAATCATTCTCTTTCTGATTTCACTCAATTAAACACTGAAGAGGGCAAACAAAGTGGCTAAAAAGAGGGGAGATGGTGCAGTAAAAGGGGAGCTTTGTTATGCAAAGAAGATGCTACAGTGATTCCCTCCACTGATAATGGTGCGCAGTGCTTGGTGAACCATGACCATCAACATTGTATCCTCTGTAACAGTGCTGTCAGTGCACAATAATGCTGTCATATGGATTCTCCTCAGCCTAGATAATTTGGATGTCACTGCTATTAAGATACTGGATCCTACTTCAGGAATAAAATAGTTAATGGAAATGTTGTCAGTCTCGGAAAGTGAACGTTTCTCTGACTGTTTAGAGATTCAAAGATTTTATTTTCAAGGTGAAAGTGGAAGATTAACCAGGAATGTCAAGAGACAAAGAGGAAGGTAAACAAAGATAGCACGAACAGTAATAGAGTGTTATCACCAAAGAGCCAGAGATAGTACTTGGAGTAATATCACTAAAATGGAGTGGAAAGACGTGTTCGGGTGATAGAAAAAGGAAAGATAGTGTCCCAGAGATAAAGAGTGTCAGTGCAGAGATACAGTGTACAGAGACGAACAGGAGGGATTAGAGTGACGAGAAAGAGataggagaagagagagaaatttTGCCCTCACAGAACTTGTTGCTCGTATTGAAGGCGGAAATGTTGTACCGTTATTCTGTCTCGCTATTCTGTATAAAAGAGGGggaggggacagagttgtcttgcctttagGCCCCCCGTGAAAGCAGTAACAGCTCCCGatcaatgtctgtgtaaaagagACTGCTGACAGAATGGGGcaggtgtgacatttttgtgttatgtgtgcgacccaccacccagagatttaaaaagcagcaggagcagttagcagttagcagctaactcaaagaagtgGAAGAACGGCAGCTGAAAGTGTCAGCAGACTGGGGAGAAAATGAGGTCTGGATGCTCCCTAAGCTCTGAGCAGAGGGCGAGATCAGCCCCAATATAACAGAggggtaaatgattgttatgcCAAGTTATTGTTAAGAAAGCACTGCCCGACATGTATGTACTATGTCGTACAAGAGGTTGATGTTGTGTTACACGCCTCTTTTGCTTGGGGATTGCCAGCAAGGTCCCTAAATCACACTGGGGCTGCATTATGCAAGAGTTGTTCGGTTCTGCACAAAAAAGCAAAGTCAGCATAATAAAGAGTCTTCGTTGGGGCCCTTTTGCAAGatctttgtgtaaaaaaaaggcTGATAATAAACAAAGACAAGACAATCACTGACCTTTGTCTAGCCAGTGTTTGACATCGGACTCCCTGGTGTAGATGGCCTCCCTGGCCTCGCTGCACATGTTGTGGATGTGTGAGCTGAGCTGAGAGGCTTGACTTAGGTTGACGGCCACACTCATTGTCAGCTGCTCCAGCCCTCTCCGCTCCTCTGCCAAGCGAATGGCCTGAGGGTTTTTCTGAACAGACAGCACAAATGATCAGTGTTCACACCCTCAAATGCTCCGGACATcatactgtaaatatttaaGTTTTCAAGAGCTGACAATGTTGATGATGCAGCACATAAATTCTGCCTGACGCCTTGACGTCATACCTGTCTGAGACGGGCCATGGACTCGCTGGGGATGATCTCATTGCGGCTGAGGCGAGAGATGAAACACAAGGCCTGGTACTGGTTCTGCCCTCTTTCCAGCTCGCCCAGGATCAGCGCTCGGAATATCTTCACATCCTGTAAGACATAATGGATGAGAGATGACTGGCTGAACGGATAAACAGACGATTCCCAGAAGACATTGAAGTGGTGCATGAAGCGGGGTTATAATAACTTACTGTTTATATGTGCAGGCTCATACAGATTACAACAAATATTCGTTTCATTCCGGTACTTAATGTAGCACTTTTCCAGACACTCCAAGTAATTCAATATGTGGAGTTCAAAGATGTTCAAACAACTGTCTGCTAAAAGTAAAGAGGAGTTTATGTTCTCTACGCCCATAGAGCCTCATCTGACAGTTTGTTGATACTTTTTATTGTCTGTCGGCCTAAGCTACATTGCTCCAGTCAGGCTCTGGTTATTTGTACTGTCAAATTAAGGCTTTGGGCCTCCAAACTTATCAGAGTTGCCCACATGCCGTAAAAGTCTGAAACATTGTACCACGCTGTTTTATGTGGAACTGTAGAAGTAGGAAAATAGTGATAGTGTAGaattcacaaaataaataaaaaaacttgtTGCTTTTGGCAAGTGTGTGAGAGATCTGGCGCCAAACCCAAGGCCATAAAGAGTTCTGTGAGAGGGCATGCAAAGCATCATGGGAAGCTCCAACAGTGGGGAGAGCAGAGCAGTAGACCTGTCCTCCTATTCATCAGACACCCCCCTCTTCTTGCTGGCTTCAGCTtcaagacagacacacacagtcccaaACACCCCTCCTCCGCTTTTCACACACTCGTCTGAAGCAAACAGGCTGCAAAGGAGTAGCAGTTTGACGGCTTTCACTCCCTAAGCAGGAGGGACTCTGGGATAGATAAACAGCCCAGAGATAACCCTATTGAGTTCGCCTTAAGCTCTCCGGTTCCACGACCTGTATGCAGAAGTGTACACACTGGCGAGAAAGCAACACAACCTGCCTTAGAAGTGTTTACGCTCCGTAGTTCTTTATAGACTACTTTGCATGATCACGGGTTCGTCATTCTAATGAGTGCTTTTGTCTGTGAAAAGAGTTTCTGGCAGGCGCACAATATAAGCATGGGTATTACACAAGACAATCATGCGATACTATTTGACCTTTGGAAAGCAAATTACTGAGCAAATATTGATTCACAGGCTTTATGTGATATTAACCTCAGATTTTCCCTCATGTGTCTCCATGAGCTGCTCAGTGAATTAGAACATAGACTCAAAGGACTGTAGGAACACAGAAAGCTGAAATTAAATACTTCAAATGTTGCCATACTGTGATAATGAGCCAGCGCTctatattatttcattttatttattttttttacagaaagaaCAAAGTCTGAATGATTAAAGAGATTGTCAAGGCTCTTCTGAGGCATGAATATATCATAGTGAAAGAGTGAGATGTAAGGAAGAGGGAGTACAATGCCGACAGAGAGACGGCCAAGAGTGCCATTTCCCCCTAAGTGTAGGGAGACGCAGAGGCCACGACTTCAAGACCTCCCATATTGCAGACACATGGCGCTATGCTGGGACgctgtgtgtatgcgtgtgtgtgtgtcggcagagagggagaaagagagagagagagacgggggGAAGGCATTCGTGTCAGCCACACAGATTTGCCCCAGGGCTCTCTGGGTAATtacagagaggctgtgtagctcCACCAACTCTGCTTCTTTGGATCTGGTAAAGGGTAGATGCTGAGATCTCTCCTCCTCTTGTGTCATTATGTGTCCAGATTAATGATTGTCTACTTCTGCTGCCCTGCATTTGAATTTACGGCCAAAAATGGGTGAGGGGACAGCAACAGGGCTTCATGTGGCAATCACTTTGTCCATGCACATTTTTGCcttcttgcagagagttagatgagaaaaacaaaactgctctcatgtctgtatgatAAATATCAAGCTGAAGTTAGCAGTTGATGAGCTTAGTTTTCCACAAAGTCTGAAAATTGGGATAACCAGCTGGCCCAGCTCTGTCCGAAAGTAACAAAATTCACCTACCAGAACGTCATTAACTGAGAAAACATATCTTGTTTAATAATTCGGGCAGAcacactaaaatatttttgtctcCGGCCAAATGTTCAAGCTGTCGTGCATAACTTCTGTCTCCCCCCTCTGGTGGTGATTGTAATTACACATACACTATCGGCTCGTGCTTATGATGTACGCCTGCAGGTGAGCTTGCTGCATCTCCCCCCGCCCTTAGGAGTGCTTTCTTAAGGCTTCTCATGcaaatattttgactttaatCCTTAGCCGAGTCCTTAGCAGCAGCCTGGATTTGATACTGACCCAGGGCTCTTTCCTGCGTATCGtcccctgcctctctctctctctctctctcccatcttTCCTGTTCATGTTCAGCTATATGatctcattttaaaaaaggctaaataaataaatatataaagccTCTAAATGCAGAGTTTCTTTTCTATCTGGAGCATCCACTCAAGAAACTTTCCTTGGATACTTCTTAGGATTTTCCACCATAGCTTCCATCATACTCCGAGCTACTGCTCTATCGTTATggcctcttcctccttcctgtCCCCTTTAGCTCTGGCTGTTTGACTTAAAACCCATCACTTCCAGTGCAAAAAGTCACCACAGTCACCTGAGACCCCAATTATGGTATACTGTGAAATAGACAGAGCTTCTCCAGGCGGCAAAAGGCTTAATCAGCACTGTGTGAACTTGTTTGGCTTGAATGTAACATTCATTTATATACAGAAGTCTTGCACTCcaacttttaaaagaaatgaTGTGTAATTGTGGCCTTTAAATCATAATAACAAACCAATGTTGATGTCTTTATGGTTTAGGTGCTGCTGAGATAATAATCAGCGTGGCTTCTAAAAGCGAAAAGAgtaataacaatgacatcatctcCACATCTCCATCCAGACAGAAGCTGCTGGATTCAACGCTTTGTTTGGACAAGACTCACCCCACTCCTGCCTGCCTGGAACCAGCACTGGCACATGCACGTTCACTGACTCATTCGTGCGGACGCACTCAGAGTGTGATAAAAGAAAATGCGGTAAAAGAGTGTAATGCACTGTGGTGTGATTAAAGGAGGTTTTACACCTGTTATGTTATGATGACAAGCAGTATTCAAACAGCAGGAGAGAGTGAGTACTGAACCGACTGATCAAACAACAGATACGTCTTTTAAATCCTGCCaagtgggttgatggtgttttttCTAAGTCAGGGAATTATGCAAACTGCAGATGAGGGAAGATACTGGTACCGTTTGACTTTGACAATAGATCAGACAAATATGATTGAGGCAGGTGTCAAGCTCCTGTGGGATATCAGTAGTGGTTAATATGTGGTTTCCTGGTTTGGCAAAACCTGTTTCACCTGTACTACGAGTGCAGATAAAGATTTAGTCAACTGCTGCTCAAAAATCCCAGATAAGGATCCAGTTGGTAAAGTTAAAGCTGGTGACACATCTGAAAAGGAAATTCAGCTTTAGGACATATAGTCAAGAGGGCCTGCTAGAGCTTGAAAATGAAGAGTAAGTGAATTCATAACTGCTCCTTAAAGAAGTAAAGCCTATATCAGGAAAATGAGTCACTCCCCAAAAGTACATTTCCACAGACCTACATAAAAATTAAAGGTTTACAGACCAACATTTAGAGAAAATCACCAGGTCTGGACATTAAGAATTAAAAGAGTGACATTTCCCCATCTTGAAAAAAGCGGGTAATACCATAATCAAAGGACCGTGTAGCCTTGAGTTTTTCCTCAACCAGCGCAGTGTAAATGTCAGCACAGCTATAAATAATCCACACAAGTACAGATTCCTAAGCATTGCTCCTTGACACCCGGGACTTAGTCCATTTGCAGACAAACCAGCTACCACTGGCCAACAGCCAAACACAAGTCTGTATTCATGCAGCCTGACTAGTGGGTCATACTAAGACCTGTTAAACAGGAGAAAGGTGGGGGGCTGTTTCATTGGTGGTTACCTTTGGTGGGCCAGGTTATTTAAGAGGTGCACAAAAGCCTATTCAGACACTCAAAGGGTGCCATTTACAGTGAACATTCTCCCTCACTGTAGATGTAACCCGGCAGGCCAAATGCGTTCTCCTCATAGAGGGTATACCTGGTTTCCTGGCTGTGAAATGGAAGCTTTGTGAAGCCCTGCGCTGAAAGAATAATAAGGTTATTTTCTGTAAAGGTTATTTTGCTAAGAGCACTTTTAATGTCCTAGTTAAATTTTCCCACCAACTCCGACCTCAAACAAAAGATAGCTGCTCTATGCATCAACAGTAGTGAAAGCTGTAGTAATATACAGTTTATTAGCACctctgtcttatttgtgtctcgtttaaacagacacacacatagtcAGGTCCAACTTCTATgcacaatatacagtataatgcCTTGTTATGAACTGATATTGCTAACAAAGGCTAATTTGGCAAGACTTGGTATTGTTCACGTCTCGGTTTACAACTTCTTGTACTGGAATGTGGCCAACCCAGGTGTGACGTAATTCCCAGGCCCGACCTCCGACTTCCGAGGTAAATGGAACGCAGCATAACTGTGCCAACTCACACTTGCACGCATGGGTggacattcaaacacacacaaatgcatgcacacacagacccacaaacacaaacagtgtgCCAGTAGCTATCCCCTGTGCAGGAGGTCCTTCCTGTTTTCCAATCCCCTCTAAGACCCTGTCTGTTGATAAGGCTGATGGCTGGCCGAGGAGGACTGTTGGTCAGCCACGCTCTGATGGGTCATTTGGGATCACTGTGGGTCTGTGTGGGTATTTGagttggtcttttttttttttcaagcaagCTGTTGAAATGGGAACCAAAAAGTTCCtggggaattaaaaaaaataaccaacaactgcattttcattttctgtttttttttttgtaggtcTTCTCCAAGTCAACAGCTACTGAGCTGGCAACCTAACAAAAATCCCCAATGCTAATATAAATGCTCACTGTTTTGGCATCACACAAGCTTTCCAGTTTATCCCTTTGGCCTTTATTTGCAGAGACATAAGTGATGAAATGTGGTGTTTACTTTTAGGACCATAACCTACCTAAATGACTCCGACTCACTCTTAAAAACAACATATGGATTTACCCTGTTTGGTGATGGGGAGGATATTTGCCTTGGCACATGGGGGAAGCCCAgtggaaaagcacaggtgtaggCAGGGATTAAAGATCATGAtgggagacagaggaagagggggTGAGACAGACTCACACAGACAAAAGGAGCGGGAGAAAAGCCGCTGCGCTAAGAAATGCTTGAGTTGAAGCTAATTACATAGGCTCCAAAGGCAGGAATGTGGAGTCACATTTGGGGCTGGTCACACCTGGCTGTCCAAAGAGCGAACCAATTAGTTAAGAGTGGCAGTGAATGGACAATAAAAACACTGGAGGCCACGGAAAGAAAAGCGTTCCTCTTAGCTATTCTCCTGACCACAGTGGAAGGTAACTTCTTTGTCAACAGTTGGAGTGTTATTATTTTACGCGTTACACGTGAACTcagaaacacagccacaaaacTCCACCAAACAGCCTCTACTTGCAACTTTAAGCCTTCAAACCTGTGTAAAATACTCACAGGCCACAATGAGGGAGCCTGTCATTGACACAGAATCTGGCTACAATTATCCAGACACCCAAACTGTTTATGGAGACTTTGCATTCAGGAAATGAGagggacacaaacagtgagTGCTAACAGGGAAGGAAATGAGGCAGATAGATAAGGCATAAACAATAGAGGTGGCTTAGGGCCCCATTCAGCTTCTAACCGATGGCCCACAGCCTTCATATCCTGTTTCAGGGGACACACAAACAGCTATTTAATCAGAAGGCATTTAAACATAATGGTGTAATTAAACTATATATCATTACACTAGATATTCGGATGAATAATTATGATGAATAATCCTTTTCATAGCTGTTTATCCAAATATCCTTAAACAACATACATTTACTAACAGTCATTACAAAAAGGTTTGAATGTTATCAGTGTGTTTGACCTGAAATTGGAACATGCGacttaaaataaagttacgTTTGCAGGAAAACCAAGCACTCTGATGCTGGTTTCTTCAGattgttaaaaatatattttcatccCTTTGCTTTCTAGACTCTTTTTCAGAGCACTGACAATAGACACTGTGTTTTACGGCTGGAAAAGTAACACAAGAGCAGTTTATTTGACAAGAAAAAGGATGATGTAATCCCGTTCCAGGTGTAGACCCTCATAACTTCAGCACCAGAACTGACTGAACTGTCAAAGGGGCTGCACAGTGAAGTCAAACACAATAAATTAGTTTGAAGCAAGCTGGGCAAGCCAAAAAGATGCAGCCATGAATTTGACAAAAGGACATTTCAGGACACAACAGCAACAGACGGTTTGGCAGAGTAAACCCTATGTTGGCTCTTTTGCTGCCAACTGCAATCTTAAAACCTCTAAGTTAGTTCAAAATGATCACAGCTATGCACAGTGGAAGCCACAACTACTGTCTTCTTGTCCATCAAAGGCTGTTGCCAAATCACTCCTCAGCCCACTGTCCCCAATCAGTggaaagaatttaaaaaaggtGGATGATAGCTGTCCCTCCCTGCTGTGTCTGCCCTCCCTGCATGACTGTGGGAATGGGAAGCTTTTTCTTTATCAGCGGCATTACAGACGAACATCTGGCCTGCTGGCGGGAGGAGGATAAAGGATAAAGACATCAACAGGGGCCGCGGGGCCACGAGAGGCCAAAGGGGGCCCATGTGGGGGCCTTGCAGGGCCACAACAAGGCCAAAGAAGAAGCTATTTCCTGGGATTCAGAGTCAGCAGTGAACAAAGGGTGGCTAGGGGGAAGATTAAGCATATGGGTTCATCTTTGAAAAGGTCCAGTGCCTGCACAAATTGCAATTAAAGAGACAGAACAACCCACATCTGAAATCATTTCCTTCATGTGATCAATTTCATGTCAAACAGAGATCACTTTATACAAGTAGGAGCGGCACAGTAACTGTGAATCACACATCTTGTTTTGCAATGCAGCAACTTATCTGTGGAGTTTCGCTCTCCCACACGGAAACAAGCCACAGTATGGAAAGGAAAACTAAGTAGGAGTAGAGGTCTTCTAAGGTGCTGTGCAACGTAAACAAGGGCTCCAATATCTGAGCATCTATTGGGGTTAAGGAGAATAGACTCAAGTCTATTTTCAgttgtgtttcattttcactCTGTCTGGGGACAATTCCTCACATGGATGATTTCACGCAGCATTGGGTGACTCGCAGATGACTCACTGTAACCTTTCCCAACCTTTCACAACggaggagaggaaaagtctATAATGCCCCTGTAATGTGTCTTCAACTGTGTCTGTAAAAGAACAACAACATTTCCCAGAACAGGTGACACTTacctgtaacaaaaaaaaaaaaaaaaaagacaagtttGTGCAAGTGACAAAGTGGGATGGTGTTTCAGGGTTGAGTAAGAGGCAAGGTGTGGCGAATGTGGTGACTGCACTGCACCAACATGCCACTGATGCACAGTACTTGCCATCAGGGAAAAACAACTGGCAGTTGCTTCATTTGGCAAACATTGGCATTTcccacaaataaaaaagaacaaaatggaTTGCCAGAAAGCCTCCCACACAGGAGAGGGTTTGCCTAATAGCTAATAAAGATCACAGCCCAAATCCATTTGAACACATTTAATGGGTGATCCATGGGTGTATGAGAATGCCAAAATGGATCATAGAAACTGTGCTATATACCCCAAAGGGAGGGCACAAAGAAAGGCCGACCAACCTGCCTCCCCCACCCCTAACTCTCATCTTGTGTTTGACAGAGCACATAAGGGTGTGTGAAGAATCTCCAATTCATTCTTACAGCAAGCTCACTGTTGGGCGTATCCATAAAGCCTCTGTGCTTTGAAGACAATCAGAATATACACTAGAGTGAACCGAGCTGAGGGTAAATCAGATCCCGGCTGAAACACGATCCTGTTTATGAGGCCGAAATGAAATGAGAATCAATAACATGGCCGACGCACTCATTCTCACCACGGTGCCATTGTTTACAAAATCCAGAGCCATTAACATGATAGTGTGAGACAGTGAGTGTCGAGTGGCCTCCAACATCTGTTGCTCCTGTGACCCATCGACATGGCAAAGGGTCACTCTCATGCCATGTCTGCACTGATGTGGGTACATTTAAAACTTTTCCAGCACAGAAAAATACTTCCCAAAGTGGGTTACTCTGAAAATGGTTTGATGTTGTATTATGGATAGCAATAATGAAGCTTTTGGAAAACTTTAGGCTTCACTTCAG is drawn from Epinephelus fuscoguttatus linkage group LG5, E.fuscoguttatus.final_Chr_v1 and contains these coding sequences:
- the oafa gene encoding out at first protein homolog, which gives rise to MFASCFSAASVRILTRLCALVLVVAVGLGSELRVRVRLADGLVTEEVLEADTERDSISLEFKQGDGTLITFVADFKQDVKIFRALILGELERGQNQYQALCFISRLSRNEIIPSESMARLRQKNPQAIRLAEERRGLEQLTMSVAVNLSQASQLSSHIHNMCSEAREAIYTRESDVKHWLDKGVDGSIFEVLPQTTEAPSFQACHSTKDLWQPCLCTYSLRLEWYPCLLKYCRSRDTTGKGSTYKCGIKSCSKGYHFTYYVPQKQLCLWDEET